A genomic region of Candidatus Pseudomonas phytovorans contains the following coding sequences:
- a CDS encoding thiamine pyrophosphate-binding protein, translated as MSNNTAVRSGGQVLVDALRVNGVERAFCVPGESYLAVLDALHDVQDEIDLIVCRQEGGAAYMAEAYGKLTGKPGICMVTRGPGATNASVGVHTAFQDSTPMILFIGQVARDQIEREAFQEVDYRRMFGQMAKWVVQIDDATRIPELVNQAFQRAISGRPGPVVVALPEDMLTDLVQVPDARPAKRVEAAPAPEALGELQQLLAKAERPLVVAGGGGWTAEAVADLKTFVHTQNLPLAASFRCQDLFDNTDPHYAGDLGLAAGPVLVEAVKQSDLLIVVGARLGEMTTGGYALVDIPTPKQALVHVHASAEEIGRVYQPTLGINAGPGSFLRQANILGPVRPQAFEDWTASLNSGYRGNFDTPRSPGDVQMSEVIAWLNSNLPADSILTCGAGNYTGWVHRGYQHRVFRTLLGPTNGSMGYGVPAAVAAKLTYPQRTVLAFAGDGCFLMNGQELATAAHYDARVITIVVNNGMYGTIRMHQEKTYPGRVSGTELHNPDFAALARAYGLHGETVTRTEDFVAAFERCQASGKPALIEIQVDPEALTPRMTLSQIRDKALQAKR; from the coding sequence ATGAGCAACAACACAGCGGTACGCAGCGGCGGGCAGGTCCTGGTCGATGCTTTGCGGGTCAATGGCGTAGAGCGTGCCTTCTGCGTGCCGGGCGAAAGCTACCTGGCGGTGCTTGATGCGCTGCACGACGTGCAGGATGAGATCGACCTGATCGTCTGCCGCCAGGAAGGTGGTGCAGCCTACATGGCCGAGGCCTACGGCAAGCTGACCGGCAAGCCGGGTATCTGCATGGTCACCCGCGGCCCGGGTGCGACCAACGCCTCGGTGGGCGTGCACACGGCGTTCCAGGACTCCACGCCGATGATTCTGTTCATCGGCCAGGTGGCCCGCGACCAGATCGAGCGCGAAGCCTTCCAGGAGGTGGACTACCGCCGCATGTTTGGCCAGATGGCCAAATGGGTGGTGCAGATCGACGATGCCACGCGTATTCCAGAACTGGTCAACCAGGCCTTCCAGCGTGCCATCAGCGGCCGCCCGGGCCCTGTGGTGGTGGCGCTGCCTGAAGACATGCTGACCGACCTGGTGCAGGTGCCTGATGCCCGCCCGGCCAAACGCGTCGAGGCGGCGCCGGCGCCTGAAGCCCTGGGCGAGCTGCAGCAATTGCTGGCCAAGGCCGAGCGGCCGCTGGTGGTTGCCGGTGGCGGCGGCTGGACGGCCGAGGCCGTGGCCGACCTGAAGACGTTCGTGCACACCCAGAACCTGCCGCTGGCCGCTTCGTTCCGCTGCCAGGACCTGTTCGACAACACCGATCCGCACTACGCCGGCGACCTGGGTCTCGCGGCCGGCCCGGTACTGGTGGAGGCAGTCAAGCAGTCCGACCTGCTGATCGTGGTTGGCGCACGCCTTGGCGAGATGACCACCGGTGGTTACGCTCTGGTCGATATCCCGACGCCGAAGCAGGCGCTGGTGCACGTGCATGCCAGTGCCGAAGAAATTGGCCGGGTGTATCAGCCGACCCTGGGCATCAATGCAGGCCCCGGCAGCTTCTTGCGCCAGGCCAACATCCTCGGCCCGGTGCGCCCGCAGGCGTTCGAGGACTGGACTGCCAGCCTGAACAGCGGCTACCGCGGCAACTTCGACACCCCGCGCTCGCCGGGTGATGTGCAGATGAGCGAAGTGATTGCCTGGCTGAACAGCAACCTGCCGGCCGACAGTATCCTCACCTGCGGTGCGGGCAACTACACCGGCTGGGTGCACCGTGGTTACCAGCACCGTGTGTTCCGCACGCTGCTCGGGCCTACCAACGGCTCGATGGGGTATGGCGTGCCGGCGGCAGTGGCGGCCAAACTCACCTATCCGCAGCGAACCGTACTGGCCTTTGCGGGTGATGGTTGCTTCCTGATGAATGGCCAGGAGTTGGCCACTGCAGCGCACTACGATGCGCGGGTCATCACCATTGTGGTCAACAACGGTATGTACGGCACCATCCGTATGCACCAGGAGAAAACCTACCCAGGCCGTGTTTCGGGCACCGAGCTGCACAACCCGGACTTCGCTGCCTTGGCGCGGGCCTATGGGCTGCATGGTGAAACAGTGACCCGTACCGAAGATTTCGTCGCCGCCTTCGAGCGCTGCCAGGCGTCCGGCAAGCCGGCGCTGATCGAAATCCAGGTTGACCCCGAGGCCTTGACCCCGCGCATGACCCTCAGCCAGATCCGCGACAAGGCCCTGCAGGCCAAGCGCTGA
- a CDS encoding NAD-dependent succinate-semialdehyde dehydrogenase, with product MNLADHDLLREVCYIDGKWQPADSGQRIAVTNPATGAVLGHVPRMGAEETRRAIAAAERALPAWRALTAKERAARLQAWFREILAHQEDLARIMTAEQGKPLAESRGEIAFAAAYVEFYAEEGKRIYGDVIPSPNADRRLIVTKEPIGVCAAITPWNFPAAMITRKAAPALAAGCTLVLKPASQTPFSALALCVLAERAGIPPGVLSVVTGDSAAIGGELTASPVVRKLSFTGSTPIGIQLLQQSAATVKKVTMELGGNAPFIVFDDADLEKAVEGALIAKFRNSGQTCVCANRFYIQDGIYERFVARFAERVGELVVGQGDAAGTQVGPMIDGRAASGVEQLVGEAVEAGARVVTGGRRHALGEAFFEPTLLADVTPGMRVAREEIFGPVAPIFRFSTEQEVIAQANDTEFGLACYAYTQDVGRVWRVSEALEYGMVGINVGVVATEVAPFGGVKASGLGREGSRYGIEDYLEIKYVCVGL from the coding sequence ATGAATCTTGCCGATCACGATCTGCTGCGTGAAGTTTGCTATATCGACGGAAAATGGCAGCCGGCCGACAGTGGTCAGCGCATTGCCGTGACCAACCCGGCCACGGGTGCTGTGCTGGGCCATGTACCACGCATGGGCGCTGAAGAAACCCGCCGCGCCATCGCCGCTGCCGAGCGTGCCTTGCCGGCCTGGCGCGCGCTGACGGCCAAGGAGCGCGCAGCGAGGTTACAGGCCTGGTTCCGCGAAATTCTTGCCCACCAGGAAGACCTGGCGCGCATCATGACCGCCGAGCAGGGCAAGCCGCTGGCCGAGTCCCGCGGTGAAATCGCCTTTGCTGCCGCCTACGTAGAGTTCTATGCCGAAGAGGGCAAGCGCATCTACGGCGATGTGATCCCGTCGCCGAACGCTGACCGTCGACTGATTGTCACCAAAGAGCCGATTGGCGTGTGTGCGGCGATCACGCCGTGGAACTTCCCGGCGGCGATGATCACCCGTAAGGCCGCACCGGCGCTGGCGGCTGGCTGCACGCTGGTGCTCAAGCCCGCCTCACAAACACCGTTCAGCGCCCTTGCGCTGTGTGTGCTGGCTGAGCGCGCAGGTATTCCACCGGGCGTGCTGAGTGTGGTTACCGGGGATTCTGCGGCCATTGGTGGCGAACTCACCGCAAGCCCGGTCGTGCGCAAGTTGTCGTTCACTGGTTCGACGCCTATCGGCATCCAGCTGCTGCAGCAATCGGCGGCGACGGTGAAGAAGGTCACCATGGAACTGGGTGGCAATGCCCCGTTTATCGTGTTCGACGATGCTGATCTGGAAAAGGCCGTGGAAGGGGCGCTGATCGCCAAGTTCCGCAACAGCGGGCAGACCTGTGTGTGCGCCAACCGTTTCTATATCCAGGACGGTATCTACGAGCGCTTTGTGGCACGCTTTGCCGAGCGTGTCGGTGAACTGGTCGTAGGGCAGGGCGATGCTGCGGGGACGCAGGTCGGGCCGATGATCGACGGGCGCGCGGCCAGTGGTGTGGAGCAGTTGGTGGGTGAGGCGGTCGAGGCGGGTGCGCGGGTGGTGACGGGCGGACGTCGGCATGCGCTGGGCGAGGCGTTCTTCGAGCCTACCTTGCTGGCCGATGTGACCCCGGGCATGCGTGTGGCGCGCGAGGAAATCTTCGGGCCGGTGGCGCCGATCTTCCGCTTCAGTACCGAACAGGAAGTGATCGCTCAGGCCAACGATACCGAGTTCGGCCTGGCCTGCTATGCGTATACCCAGGATGTCGGGCGCGTGTGGCGGGTTTCAGAGGCGCTGGAGTACGGGATGGTGGGCATCAACGTCGGTGTGGTCGCGACTGAGGTTGCGCCGTTTGGTGGTGTGAAGGCATCCGGGCTGGGCCGCGAAGGGTCGCGTTACGGGATCGAGGATTATCTGGAGATCAAGTACGTGTGCGTGGGACTTTGA
- a CDS encoding FAD-dependent oxidoreductase: MASTAKQQNYDVVIVGGAVNGSATAYFLANNPDFKGSLLVIERDWTYNKSATALSSSSIRQQFSNPINIEISKFGAEFVRSFPDLMEVEGDRPDLAFHENGYLFLGDNKGYEVLRRLHDTQVSHGADVHLLDPEQLKRKFPWVNIDTLAGASYGQTGEGWFDSLGMLNGFRRKARSMGIEYIENEVVAIQREGDRITGVQLASGERIGCGMLVNCAGTRGTKVARMAGLDIPVEPRRRSLFVFDCRTPLEGTVPLTIDPTGVFFRPEGKFYLGGTYPKHDPEVDFEDFDVMHDEFDEEVWPILAERVPAFEGIKVVNFWAGHYDFCVLDHNAIVGPHNEVSNFLFCNGFSGHGLQQAPAIGRGLSELITYGGYRSLDLGALSYQRVIDNKPFLEDSVI; encoded by the coding sequence ATGGCTTCTACGGCAAAACAACAGAACTACGATGTGGTGATCGTCGGCGGCGCGGTCAACGGCAGCGCCACTGCGTACTTCCTGGCAAACAACCCGGACTTCAAAGGCTCGCTGCTGGTCATCGAGCGCGACTGGACCTACAACAAGTCGGCCACCGCGCTGTCGAGCAGCTCGATCCGCCAGCAGTTTTCCAACCCGATCAACATCGAAATTTCGAAGTTCGGCGCCGAATTCGTGCGCAGCTTCCCGGACCTCATGGAAGTGGAGGGTGACCGCCCGGACCTGGCCTTCCACGAGAACGGCTACCTGTTCCTGGGCGACAACAAGGGTTACGAGGTGCTGCGCCGCCTGCACGACACCCAGGTTTCCCATGGCGCCGATGTGCACCTGCTGGACCCCGAGCAGCTCAAGCGCAAGTTCCCTTGGGTGAACATAGACACGCTGGCGGGTGCCAGCTACGGCCAGACCGGCGAAGGCTGGTTCGACAGCCTCGGCATGCTCAATGGCTTCCGTCGCAAGGCGCGCTCGATGGGCATCGAGTACATCGAGAACGAAGTGGTCGCCATCCAGCGTGAAGGCGACCGCATCACTGGCGTGCAACTGGCCAGTGGCGAACGGATCGGCTGCGGCATGCTGGTGAACTGCGCCGGTACCCGTGGCACCAAGGTCGCGCGCATGGCTGGCCTGGATATCCCGGTCGAGCCGCGCCGCCGTTCGCTGTTCGTGTTCGACTGCCGTACCCCGCTGGAAGGCACCGTACCGCTGACCATCGACCCGACCGGCGTGTTCTTCCGCCCTGAAGGCAAGTTCTACCTGGGTGGCACCTATCCCAAGCACGACCCGGAAGTGGACTTCGAAGACTTTGACGTGATGCACGACGAGTTCGACGAAGAAGTCTGGCCGATCCTCGCCGAGCGCGTACCGGCGTTCGAGGGCATCAAGGTCGTCAACTTCTGGGCCGGGCACTACGACTTCTGCGTGCTGGACCACAACGCCATCGTTGGCCCGCACAACGAAGTCAGCAACTTCCTGTTCTGCAACGGTTTCAGTGGCCATGGCCTGCAGCAGGCGCCGGCCATCGGCCGTGGCCTGTCCGAGCTGATTACCTACGGTGGCTACCGTTCGCTGGACTTGGGTGCGCTGTCCTATCAGCGAGTCATCGACAACAAGCCGTTCCTGGAAGACTCGGTCATCTGA